In one Micromonospora polyrhachis genomic region, the following are encoded:
- a CDS encoding PHP domain-containing protein, with product MIDLHTHSTASDGTLTPAELVRAAAAAGLDVVALTDHDTTAGWAPAVAALPPGLTLVRGAELSCRWYGAQPSIPLHLLAYLFDPTEPELVAELTRVRLARELRGERIVELLRADGIDVTWTEIRDNAQGGTVGRPHIAQALIRAGLVATTTEAFAPEWLGERYRLPKDDIDVFTAVRLIRQAGGVPVFAHPRASRRGRIVPDELIVELAAAGLVGLEADHEDHSPAEREHVRRLAAELGLLITGSSDFHGTHKTVRLGAFTTSRDSYERIVAAARGVTPIASERA from the coding sequence GTGATCGATCTGCACACGCACTCGACGGCGAGCGACGGGACACTCACGCCCGCGGAACTCGTCCGGGCCGCCGCAGCCGCCGGCCTCGACGTGGTGGCCCTCACCGACCACGACACCACCGCCGGCTGGGCTCCGGCGGTCGCGGCGTTGCCACCCGGCCTCACCCTGGTACGCGGTGCCGAACTGTCCTGCCGCTGGTACGGCGCGCAGCCGTCGATCCCGCTGCACCTGCTCGCCTACCTGTTCGACCCGACGGAACCGGAGTTGGTCGCCGAGCTGACCCGGGTACGTCTCGCCCGGGAGTTGCGCGGGGAGCGCATCGTCGAACTGCTGCGGGCCGACGGTATCGATGTGACCTGGACCGAGATCCGGGACAATGCCCAGGGCGGTACGGTCGGCCGACCGCACATCGCCCAGGCGCTGATCCGGGCCGGTCTGGTGGCGACCACCACCGAGGCCTTCGCCCCCGAGTGGCTGGGCGAGCGTTACCGGCTGCCAAAGGACGACATCGACGTCTTCACGGCGGTGCGACTGATCCGGCAGGCCGGCGGCGTACCGGTCTTCGCCCATCCCCGGGCCAGTCGACGGGGCCGGATCGTGCCCGATGAGTTGATCGTGGAGTTGGCGGCGGCGGGGTTGGTCGGACTGGAGGCCGACCACGAGGACCACTCCCCGGCGGAACGGGAGCACGTCCGACGGCTCGCCGCCGAGCTGGGTCTGTTGATCACCGGTTCCTCGGACTTCCACGGCACCCACAAGACGGTCCGGTTGGGGGCGTTTACCACCTCGCGCGATTCGTACGAGCGGATCGTGGCGGCCGCGAGGGGCGTGACTCCGATCGCTTCGGAGCGTGCCTGA
- a CDS encoding MarC family protein: MDLKLFGEVFVTLLVITDPPGMMPIFLALTGPLAARDRHRAAWQAVALALGVIVVFAVAGQTLLDYLHVDLPALQAAGGLLLVLVALELLTGKSDDPQQQTTSNIALVPLGTPLLAGPGAIVATMLFVQQADGVADYTSIATAIIAVMAAVWIVLRFSGGIVKVLRPGGIEVLTRIAGLLLAAIAVQLIADAVAAFVTAYIHPS, encoded by the coding sequence GTGGATCTGAAGCTGTTCGGGGAGGTCTTCGTAACCCTGCTGGTCATCACCGACCCGCCGGGGATGATGCCGATCTTCCTTGCCCTGACCGGGCCGTTAGCGGCCCGAGACCGTCACCGTGCCGCCTGGCAGGCGGTGGCGCTCGCGCTCGGGGTGATCGTGGTGTTCGCGGTGGCCGGCCAGACCCTGCTCGACTACCTGCACGTCGACCTGCCGGCCCTCCAGGCCGCGGGTGGGCTGCTGCTGGTGCTGGTCGCGCTGGAGTTGCTGACCGGCAAGTCGGACGATCCCCAGCAGCAGACGACCTCCAACATCGCCCTCGTCCCACTGGGTACGCCGTTGCTGGCCGGACCCGGTGCGATCGTCGCCACCATGCTCTTCGTACAGCAGGCCGACGGGGTGGCCGACTACACGTCGATCGCCACCGCCATCATCGCCGTGATGGCCGCCGTCTGGATCGTGCTGCGGTTCTCCGGTGGCATCGTGAAGGTGCTCCGGCCCGGTGGCATCGAGGTGCTGACCCGGATCGCCGGGCTGCTGCTGGCGGCGATCGCGGTGCAGCTCATCGCCGACGCGGTGGCCGCGTTCGTCACGGCGTACATCCATCCGTCCTGA
- a CDS encoding RecB family exonuclease, whose product MPERLFVCTPSKLGAYADCPRRYRYTYVDRPTPPRGPAWAHNSLGASVHTALRNWYGLAADRRRPEALPMLLKGTWVRDGYRDDEQERAAYRRALDWLEAYVDSLDPADEPVGVERVVAAKTSVLAFNGRADRIDSRPGPDGPQLVIVDYKTGRTGLDADDARGSQALALYAYAAERVFRRPCRRVELHHLPTATVAAYDHTPESINRQVGRAEDAARDIVAAEKAVAAGSDPDEAFPTTPGTLCGWCDFRASCPAGVQTPAKEPWAAVERTLLPPPPLDGQEQREDR is encoded by the coding sequence ATGCCGGAACGGCTCTTCGTGTGCACCCCCAGCAAACTCGGTGCCTACGCGGACTGCCCACGCCGATACCGCTACACCTACGTCGACCGGCCGACGCCCCCGAGGGGCCCGGCCTGGGCGCACAACTCGCTCGGCGCCAGCGTGCACACCGCGCTACGCAACTGGTACGGCCTGGCCGCCGACCGCCGCCGCCCCGAGGCGCTGCCGATGCTGCTCAAGGGCACCTGGGTGCGCGACGGCTATCGCGACGACGAGCAGGAACGAGCCGCCTACCGGCGGGCCCTGGATTGGCTCGAAGCCTATGTGGACAGCCTGGATCCGGCCGACGAGCCGGTGGGGGTGGAACGGGTAGTCGCGGCCAAGACCTCGGTGCTGGCCTTCAACGGCCGCGCCGACCGGATCGACTCCCGGCCGGGTCCGGACGGGCCGCAGCTCGTGATCGTCGACTACAAGACCGGCCGTACCGGGCTGGACGCCGATGATGCCCGGGGTTCGCAGGCACTTGCCCTCTACGCGTACGCCGCCGAGCGGGTGTTCCGCCGGCCGTGTCGACGGGTCGAGCTGCACCACCTACCGACCGCCACCGTGGCGGCGTACGACCACACCCCCGAGTCGATCAACCGGCAGGTGGGTCGCGCCGAGGACGCCGCTCGCGACATCGTCGCCGCCGAGAAGGCGGTGGCCGCCGGTAGCGACCCGGACGAGGCGTTCCCCACGACTCCGGGCACGCTCTGCGGATGGTGCGACTTCCGGGCGTCCTGCCCGGCCGGAGTACAGACCCCAGCGAAGGAGCCCTGGGCGGCGGTCGAGCGTACGCTGCTCCCACCTCCGCCCCTTGACGGGCAGGAGCAGCGCGAGGATCGGTGA
- a CDS encoding oxygenase MpaB family protein: MDSDDDDLGLFGPGSVTWKVHEEPILIVAGLRSLYLQALHPRAMAGVAQNSNYQTDPWGRLVRTATYVATTIYGTTRQAEAAGRRLTARHARLSATDPTTGERFRIDEPDLLRWVHVTEVESFVSTARRAGLALTTTEVDTYYTEQRRAAALVGLDPSTVPGTAAEVADYYREIRGELRMTRDAAETALFLTAPPLPWKLSLPVRLSLDFGPARLAYFGVAGTAFGLLPAWARRMHGTLGLPTTALSAELSIRTLRLALAAVPRRYLEGPLYQAAKARAARLAPAS; the protein is encoded by the coding sequence ATGGACTCCGACGATGACGACCTCGGTCTCTTCGGCCCCGGCTCGGTCACCTGGAAGGTGCACGAGGAACCGATCCTGATCGTCGCCGGCCTGCGCTCGCTCTATCTCCAGGCCCTGCACCCCCGGGCCATGGCCGGTGTGGCGCAGAACAGCAACTACCAGACCGACCCCTGGGGTCGGTTGGTCCGTACCGCCACCTACGTGGCCACCACGATCTACGGCACCACTCGGCAGGCCGAGGCGGCCGGTCGACGGCTCACCGCGCGGCATGCCCGGCTGAGCGCCACCGACCCGACCACCGGGGAGCGGTTCCGGATCGACGAACCGGACCTGCTGCGCTGGGTGCACGTCACCGAGGTCGAGTCCTTCGTCAGCACCGCCCGGCGAGCCGGGCTGGCCCTGACCACGACCGAGGTCGACACCTACTACACCGAGCAGCGGCGAGCTGCCGCCCTGGTCGGCCTCGATCCGTCGACCGTCCCCGGTACCGCGGCCGAGGTCGCCGACTACTACCGGGAGATCCGCGGCGAGTTGCGGATGACCCGGGACGCCGCCGAGACCGCCCTCTTCCTGACCGCGCCGCCGCTGCCCTGGAAGCTGAGCCTGCCGGTGCGGCTGAGTCTGGACTTCGGCCCCGCCCGACTGGCCTACTTCGGTGTCGCCGGCACCGCGTTCGGGCTACTCCCCGCCTGGGCCCGCCGGATGCACGGCACCCTGGGCCTGCCGACCACCGCGCTGTCGGCAGAGTTGAGCATCCGAACCCTGCGGCTCGCCCTGGCCGCAGTGCCCCGCCGCTACCTCGAAGGCCCGCTGTACCAGGCGGCCAAGGCCCGAGCCGCCCGGCTGGCTCCGGCAAGCTGA
- a CDS encoding Fur family transcriptional regulator — MSRGEELLRSRGLRVTRPRLAVLEVLASGGHLEVDEITRQVRQRLDSVSTQAIYDVLGALSRAGLSRRIEPAGSPARYEARAGDNHHHVVCRGCGEISDIDCAVGSAPCLDPDTAHGFDVDEAEVTFWGLCPACQVRRAADV; from the coding sequence ATGTCCAGGGGTGAAGAGCTGCTTCGGTCGAGGGGCCTGCGGGTCACCCGACCGCGCCTCGCCGTACTGGAAGTCCTGGCCAGTGGTGGCCACCTGGAGGTCGACGAGATCACCCGGCAGGTCCGGCAGCGCCTCGACTCGGTTTCCACGCAGGCGATCTACGACGTGCTCGGTGCCCTGTCCCGGGCGGGCCTGTCCCGGCGGATCGAGCCGGCCGGCAGCCCCGCCCGCTACGAGGCCCGGGCTGGTGACAACCACCACCACGTTGTCTGCCGGGGCTGTGGCGAGATCTCCGACATCGACTGCGCGGTGGGCAGCGCCCCCTGCCTCGACCCGGACACCGCACACGGTTTCGATGTCGACGAGGCCGAAGTGACCTTCTGGGGGCTGTGTCCGGCCTGCCAGGTCCGCCGCGCCGCTGACGTGTGA
- a CDS encoding DUF2231 domain-containing protein produces the protein MFKEIMGIPAHALLVHAAVVFVPLLVLFALGYALLPRLRARIGWVAAILAVVAPASALVAKLSGEELKQVLVEKGYPPSILDQVTEHQEYGDLMFWYALGLAVATGLLLFATSGHPRARALPTWVNLVLAGIVVVLGVFAAAYVYLTGDSGAQAVWEGVL, from the coding sequence GTGTTCAAGGAGATTATGGGCATCCCCGCGCACGCCCTGCTGGTGCACGCGGCGGTGGTGTTCGTACCGCTGCTGGTGCTGTTCGCGCTCGGCTATGCGCTGCTGCCCCGGCTGCGGGCCCGGATCGGCTGGGTGGCGGCGATCCTCGCCGTGGTCGCCCCGGCATCGGCGCTGGTCGCCAAGCTTTCCGGCGAGGAACTGAAGCAGGTGCTCGTCGAGAAGGGGTATCCGCCCTCGATCCTGGATCAGGTGACCGAACACCAGGAGTACGGCGACCTGATGTTCTGGTACGCGTTGGGTCTCGCTGTGGCGACCGGATTGCTGCTCTTCGCCACCAGTGGGCACCCCAGGGCCCGCGCCCTGCCGACCTGGGTGAACCTGGTGCTGGCCGGGATCGTCGTGGTGCTCGGCGTGTTCGCCGCCGCGTACGTCTACCTGACCGGAGACAGCGGGGCACAGGCGGTGTGGGAGGGCGTCCTCTGA
- a CDS encoding translation initiation factor 2: MTTPSGATPDDSLWRRPADPAAEAPPPAHPVPPPPSYPGPPQAAPPPPGWRPPVHLQPPPPRQLPAQDLPALDEAERGARTVTYGVGLIAGAALVVVVCLLCSRLLF, from the coding sequence GTGACGACGCCCAGTGGTGCGACCCCCGACGACAGCCTCTGGCGCCGACCAGCCGACCCGGCGGCCGAGGCACCTCCGCCCGCGCACCCCGTACCGCCGCCGCCCAGCTATCCGGGACCGCCCCAGGCCGCCCCGCCGCCACCGGGCTGGCGCCCGCCGGTCCATCTCCAGCCGCCACCACCACGCCAACTGCCGGCCCAGGACCTGCCGGCGCTGGACGAGGCGGAACGCGGCGCGCGTACGGTGACGTACGGCGTCGGCCTGATCGCCGGCGCGGCGCTGGTCGTGGTGGTCTGTCTGCTCTGTTCCCGGCTGCTGTTCTGA
- a CDS encoding flagellar biosynthesis protein FlgA has translation MTIERRVRRREPTLRPSRWATLPRRATLLRTALVAALLALAAGILYAQETRQSCPAAVPAAGGSGPGASPPTSGSDTRVGPANGGPGPELAPTPVPDRLAVPIGTVGVPVRLAEPAALAVVHPGARVDLLAVPGGTGSAARSSEPTLLAARALVLDVIGSAPAADGTSALYLALPPDQANRVVGMPEDVRFSIIVRP, from the coding sequence ATGACCATCGAGCGCAGGGTGAGACGGCGTGAGCCGACGCTGCGGCCGAGCCGGTGGGCGACCCTGCCCCGCCGGGCGACCCTCCTCCGGACAGCGCTGGTCGCAGCGCTGCTCGCGCTGGCAGCTGGCATCCTCTACGCCCAGGAGACCCGGCAGTCGTGTCCCGCTGCCGTCCCGGCGGCGGGCGGTTCTGGTCCCGGAGCATCGCCACCCACCAGCGGGTCCGATACCCGGGTGGGTCCGGCGAACGGCGGTCCCGGCCCCGAGCTGGCCCCGACGCCAGTTCCGGACCGGCTCGCCGTGCCGATCGGCACCGTCGGAGTGCCGGTGCGGCTCGCCGAGCCCGCCGCCCTCGCGGTCGTACACCCCGGGGCTCGGGTGGACCTGCTGGCCGTACCGGGCGGCACCGGGTCAGCTGCCCGATCATCCGAACCGACGTTGCTGGCCGCCCGGGCGTTGGTGCTCGACGTGATCGGTTCGGCTCCGGCCGCCGACGGGACGAGCGCCCTCTATCTGGCACTGCCGCCAGATCAGGCGAACCGGGTGGTGGGCATGCCGGAGGACGTCCGTTTCTCGATCATCGTGCGGCCCTGA
- a CDS encoding 5-formyltetrahydrofolate cyclo-ligase, with protein MPDFSDEAEAVVAAKTELRAVLLARRRSLPAETRIAAAGLVQAQLVDLVRRMRPHLAASYVPVGSEPGGGDLPDVLRTALGPAGQLLLPALCPDLDLDWATYSGPGSLVPAGRGLREPTGPRLGVTAVGAADLIVVPAVAVDTRGVRLGRGGGSYDRALARAGVGTLTVALLHDGELIEETPALPHDQRVRAVITPAAGLRLLTTDRPPG; from the coding sequence GTGCCGGATTTTTCGGATGAAGCGGAAGCGGTCGTGGCGGCCAAGACCGAACTTCGCGCCGTACTACTCGCCCGCCGCCGGTCGCTACCAGCGGAAACCCGGATCGCGGCGGCCGGGCTCGTCCAGGCTCAGCTCGTCGATCTGGTACGCCGGATGCGCCCGCACCTGGCCGCCAGCTACGTTCCGGTGGGCTCCGAGCCGGGCGGGGGCGACCTTCCGGATGTCCTTCGCACCGCACTCGGACCGGCCGGGCAACTGCTGTTGCCGGCACTGTGTCCCGATCTGGACCTGGATTGGGCCACCTATTCGGGGCCGGGATCGCTCGTGCCGGCCGGTCGCGGGCTGCGGGAACCGACCGGCCCGCGGCTCGGGGTGACCGCCGTCGGTGCCGCCGACCTGATCGTGGTGCCAGCGGTGGCGGTGGACACCCGGGGGGTGCGCCTGGGCCGGGGCGGTGGCTCGTACGACCGGGCGCTGGCCCGGGCCGGCGTGGGTACGCTGACCGTGGCGCTGCTGCACGACGGCGAGTTGATCGAGGAGACTCCAGCCCTTCCCCACGACCAGCGCGTACGAGCAGTGATCACCCCGGCGGCCGGACTGCGGCTGTTGACGACCGACCGACCGCCCGGATGA